Proteins encoded together in one Ciona intestinalis chromosome 1, KH, whole genome shotgun sequence window:
- the p53/p73-a gene encoding transcription factor protein isoform X3 has translation MDRPPEGSFDPDCFSDIWNNQLSQQSEITSSQQIYTFNENTDGLTNSLTIDLLTEFQQFEQGPTSDANAGENQAGNTEKHDGNEGSYQCLSNFPTSNPPMRSYSNDMTQQNTINQHHPANMANLVTTSSHPINQHNLVYHSTSPNTGDAPNSTQNSPYAPSPCGGYEYPTSPLSSKPTIPPSTDYPGEWDFQINFGEATESAPKSAQYTYSPIINKLFVKMNVTCPIKFKCARPPPNGCVVRVMPVFKRPEHVTDIVTRCPNHKIPDQAQHIPHSQHLIRAEMPGENPAIYNVAMDGRENVAVMFERPQIGAEYTTVLYKFMCLSSCVGGINRRPLNAVFNLENAEGQVLGRRVVEVRVCSCPGRDRSQEEKRKRTAESEVKSGSKRTYKCMQGSMNIVQTAPAKRKCAMNGNDDQEEFTLKIRGRDKFEMLKKIKEALDLAEVAAHQQVENYRDEDARTRQSTSSAAPPREESSASTSRAGQASTSALCMTEHVSHGSQGFSLTPTHSSHPLTVTPTLEPPIVEGKTPYTHNTSAYPGMVDQSYWSTESDLGYDIPDTKQPTTTGNGLPNWPNQESLDSNPKLLRNISGLSSVSSLTSSQLSSQTAGRFVTRVTLRQTVALNPDMPNSQRWDHDTTSDNEDVTRNDVKREHDNVTNTDSFDFL, from the exons GAGCGAAATCACCAGTTCTCAGCAGATCTACACGTTCAATGAAAACACTGATGGGCTCACCAACTCCCTAACAATAGACCTTCTCACCGAGTTCCAGCAGTTCGAGCAAGGACCTACCAGTGATGCCAACGCAGGCGAAAATCAAGCTGGAAACACTGAGAAACACGACGGAAATGAG GGTTCCTACCAATGTTTGAGCAACTTTCCGACCAGCAACCCCCCTATGAGGTCATACTCAAACGATATGACGCAACAGAACACAATTAATCAGCAT CATCCGGCAAACATGGCGAACCTTGTAACCACGTCCTCCCACCCCATCAACCAACACAACCTCGTCTACCATTCCACCAGCCCCAACACGGGAGATGCCCCTAACAGCACCCAGAACAGCCCATACGCCCCAAGTCCATGTGGGGGTTACGAGTACCCCACCTCACCCCTCTCATCTAAACCCACTATCCCACCAAG CACCGATTACCCTGGGGAGTGGGACTTTCAAATCAACTTTGGCGAAGCGACCGAATCTGCCCCGAAAAGTGCCCAATACACT TATTCTCCAATTATAAACAAGCTCTTCGTCAAAATGAACGTCACTTGCCCAATCAAATTCAAGTGCGCTCGCCCGCCACCTAACGGATGTGTTGTACGCGTCATGCCTGTCTTCAAACGACCTGAACACGTGACCGACATCGTCACGAGATGTCCAAACCACAAGATTCCAGACCAAG CACAACACATTCCCCACTCACAACATCTCATCAGGGCAGAGATGCCTGGTGAGAACCCAGCCATTTATAACGTGGCTATGGATGGCAGAGAAAATGTAGCTGTGATGTTCGAACGACcacag ATTGGAGCTGAATACACCACTGTACTTTACAAGTTCATGTGCTTATCTAGCTGTGTTGGTGGAATCAACCGGCGACCCCTTAATGCTGTGTTTAACCTTGAAAATGCAGA AGGACAAGTATTAGGACGAAGAGTGGTTGAAGTAAGAGTATGCTCGTGCCCTGGAAGAGACAGATCACAAGAAGAGAAACGGAAGAGAACAGCAGAGTCGGAGGTTAAGAGTGGATCGAAAAGAA CATACAAATGCATGCAAGGCTCGATGAATATTGTTCAAACCGCCCCTGCAAAGCGGAAGTGTGCCATGAACGGAAATGACGATCAAGAAGAATTCACGCTCAAG aTCCGAGGTCGAGATAAGTTTGAGATGCTAAAGAAGATTAAAGAAGCTCTGGATCTTGCGGAGGTTGCCGCTCACCAACAAGTGGAGAACTATAGAGATGAAGATGCAAGAAC ACGTCAAAGTACATCCTCTGCAGCGCCACCAAGAGAAGAAAGTTCCGCGTCCACTTCGCGAG CTGGGCAAGCGAGCACGAGCGCTTTATGCATGACTGAGCACGTTTCCCATGGAAGTCAGGGGTTTTCCCTTACCCCCACCCACTCGAGCCACCCTCTTACCGTCACCCCTACCTTGGAGCCCCCTATTGTTGAAGGGAAAACCCCGTACACTCATAATACCAGCGCTTACCCAGGCATGGTGGATCAATCATACTGGTCAACGGAAAGTGATCTAGGATACGACATACCAGACAccaaacaaccaacaacgacGGGCAATGGTTTACCTAACTGGCCAAACCAGGAAAG CCTTGATTCGAACCCAAAGTTACTTCGCAACATAAGCGGCCTCTCATCTGTTTCAAGTCTCACATCGTCTCAACTGAGCAGTCAAACag CAGGTCGTTTTGTTACGCGTGTGACGTTACGACAAACTGTTGCGCTCAATCCTGATATGCCTAACAGTCAACGATGGGACCATGATACCACG AGCGACAATGAAGACGTCACCAGAAATGACGTCAAGCGCGAACATGATAACGTCACCAACACTGATAGTTTTGATTTTCTATAA
- the p53/p73-a gene encoding transcription factor protein isoform X6, whose product MEQLMQQRIMGSYQCLSNFPTSNPPMRSYSNDMTQQNTINQHHPANMANLVTTSSHPINQHNLVYHSTSPNTGDAPNSTQNSPYAPSPCGGYEYPTSPLSSKPTIPPSTDYPGEWDFQINFGEATESAPKSAQYTYSPIINKLFVKMNVTCPIKFKCARPPPNGCVVRVMPVFKRPEHVTDIVTRCPNHKIPDQAQHIPHSQHLIRAEMPGENPAIYNVAMDGRENVAVMFERPQIGAEYTTVLYKFMCLSSCVGGINRRPLNAVFNLENAEGQVLGRRVVEVRVCSCPGRDRSQEEKRKRTAESEVKSGSKRTYKCMQGSMNIVQTAPAKRKCAMNGNDDQEEFTLKIRGRDKFEMLKKIKEALDLAEVAAHQQVENYRDEDARTRQSTSSAAPPREESSASTSRAGQASTSALCMTEHVSHGSQGFSLTPTHSSHPLTVTPTLEPPIVEGKTPYTHNTSAYPGMVDQSYWSTESDLGYDIPDTKQPTTTGNGLPNWPNQESLDSNPKLLRNISGLSSVSSLTSSQLSSQTAGRFVTRVTLRQTVALNPDMPNSQRWDHDTTSDNEDVTRNDVKREHDNVTNTDSFDFL is encoded by the exons ATGGAACAATTAATGCAGCAACGCATTAtg GGTTCCTACCAATGTTTGAGCAACTTTCCGACCAGCAACCCCCCTATGAGGTCATACTCAAACGATATGACGCAACAGAACACAATTAATCAGCAT CATCCGGCAAACATGGCGAACCTTGTAACCACGTCCTCCCACCCCATCAACCAACACAACCTCGTCTACCATTCCACCAGCCCCAACACGGGAGATGCCCCTAACAGCACCCAGAACAGCCCATACGCCCCAAGTCCATGTGGGGGTTACGAGTACCCCACCTCACCCCTCTCATCTAAACCCACTATCCCACCAAG CACCGATTACCCTGGGGAGTGGGACTTTCAAATCAACTTTGGCGAAGCGACCGAATCTGCCCCGAAAAGTGCCCAATACACT TATTCTCCAATTATAAACAAGCTCTTCGTCAAAATGAACGTCACTTGCCCAATCAAATTCAAGTGCGCTCGCCCGCCACCTAACGGATGTGTTGTACGCGTCATGCCTGTCTTCAAACGACCTGAACACGTGACCGACATCGTCACGAGATGTCCAAACCACAAGATTCCAGACCAAG CACAACACATTCCCCACTCACAACATCTCATCAGGGCAGAGATGCCTGGTGAGAACCCAGCCATTTATAACGTGGCTATGGATGGCAGAGAAAATGTAGCTGTGATGTTCGAACGACcacag ATTGGAGCTGAATACACCACTGTACTTTACAAGTTCATGTGCTTATCTAGCTGTGTTGGTGGAATCAACCGGCGACCCCTTAATGCTGTGTTTAACCTTGAAAATGCAGA AGGACAAGTATTAGGACGAAGAGTGGTTGAAGTAAGAGTATGCTCGTGCCCTGGAAGAGACAGATCACAAGAAGAGAAACGGAAGAGAACAGCAGAGTCGGAGGTTAAGAGTGGATCGAAAAGAA CATACAAATGCATGCAAGGCTCGATGAATATTGTTCAAACCGCCCCTGCAAAGCGGAAGTGTGCCATGAACGGAAATGACGATCAAGAAGAATTCACGCTCAAG aTCCGAGGTCGAGATAAGTTTGAGATGCTAAAGAAGATTAAAGAAGCTCTGGATCTTGCGGAGGTTGCCGCTCACCAACAAGTGGAGAACTATAGAGATGAAGATGCAAGAAC ACGTCAAAGTACATCCTCTGCAGCGCCACCAAGAGAAGAAAGTTCCGCGTCCACTTCGCGAG CTGGGCAAGCGAGCACGAGCGCTTTATGCATGACTGAGCACGTTTCCCATGGAAGTCAGGGGTTTTCCCTTACCCCCACCCACTCGAGCCACCCTCTTACCGTCACCCCTACCTTGGAGCCCCCTATTGTTGAAGGGAAAACCCCGTACACTCATAATACCAGCGCTTACCCAGGCATGGTGGATCAATCATACTGGTCAACGGAAAGTGATCTAGGATACGACATACCAGACAccaaacaaccaacaacgacGGGCAATGGTTTACCTAACTGGCCAAACCAGGAAAG CCTTGATTCGAACCCAAAGTTACTTCGCAACATAAGCGGCCTCTCATCTGTTTCAAGTCTCACATCGTCTCAACTGAGCAGTCAAACag CAGGTCGTTTTGTTACGCGTGTGACGTTACGACAAACTGTTGCGCTCAATCCTGATATGCCTAACAGTCAACGATGGGACCATGATACCACG AGCGACAATGAAGACGTCACCAGAAATGACGTCAAGCGCGAACATGATAACGTCACCAACACTGATAGTTTTGATTTTCTATAA
- the p53/p73-a gene encoding transcription factor protein, with protein MDRPPEGSFDPDCFSDIWNNQLSQQSEITSSQQIYTFNENTDGLTNSLTIDLLTEFQQFEQGPTSDANAGENQAGNTEKHDGNEGSYQCLSNFPTSNPPMRSYSNDMTQQNTINQHHPANMANLVTTSSHPINQHNLVYHSTSPNTGDAPNSTQNSPYAPSPCGGYEYPTSPLSSKPTIPPSTDYPGEWDFQINFGEATESAPKSAQYTYSPIINKLFVKMNVTCPIKFKCARPPPNGCVVRVMPVFKRPEHVTDIVTRCPNHKIPDQAQHIPHSQHLIRAEMPGENPAIYNVAMDGRENVAVMFERPQIGAEYTTVLYKFMCLSSCVGGINRRPLNAVFNLENAEGQVLGRRVVEVRVCSCPGRDRSQEEKRKRTAESEVKSGSKRTYKCMQGSMNIVQTAPAKRKCAMNGNDDQEEFTLKIRGRDKFEMLKKIKEALDLAEVAAHQQVENYRDEDARTFKVEPSSIHGKYPKQIMTSDLLSQVGYQE; from the exons GAGCGAAATCACCAGTTCTCAGCAGATCTACACGTTCAATGAAAACACTGATGGGCTCACCAACTCCCTAACAATAGACCTTCTCACCGAGTTCCAGCAGTTCGAGCAAGGACCTACCAGTGATGCCAACGCAGGCGAAAATCAAGCTGGAAACACTGAGAAACACGACGGAAATGAG GGTTCCTACCAATGTTTGAGCAACTTTCCGACCAGCAACCCCCCTATGAGGTCATACTCAAACGATATGACGCAACAGAACACAATTAATCAGCAT CATCCGGCAAACATGGCGAACCTTGTAACCACGTCCTCCCACCCCATCAACCAACACAACCTCGTCTACCATTCCACCAGCCCCAACACGGGAGATGCCCCTAACAGCACCCAGAACAGCCCATACGCCCCAAGTCCATGTGGGGGTTACGAGTACCCCACCTCACCCCTCTCATCTAAACCCACTATCCCACCAAG CACCGATTACCCTGGGGAGTGGGACTTTCAAATCAACTTTGGCGAAGCGACCGAATCTGCCCCGAAAAGTGCCCAATACACT TATTCTCCAATTATAAACAAGCTCTTCGTCAAAATGAACGTCACTTGCCCAATCAAATTCAAGTGCGCTCGCCCGCCACCTAACGGATGTGTTGTACGCGTCATGCCTGTCTTCAAACGACCTGAACACGTGACCGACATCGTCACGAGATGTCCAAACCACAAGATTCCAGACCAAG CACAACACATTCCCCACTCACAACATCTCATCAGGGCAGAGATGCCTGGTGAGAACCCAGCCATTTATAACGTGGCTATGGATGGCAGAGAAAATGTAGCTGTGATGTTCGAACGACcacag ATTGGAGCTGAATACACCACTGTACTTTACAAGTTCATGTGCTTATCTAGCTGTGTTGGTGGAATCAACCGGCGACCCCTTAATGCTGTGTTTAACCTTGAAAATGCAGA AGGACAAGTATTAGGACGAAGAGTGGTTGAAGTAAGAGTATGCTCGTGCCCTGGAAGAGACAGATCACAAGAAGAGAAACGGAAGAGAACAGCAGAGTCGGAGGTTAAGAGTGGATCGAAAAGAA CATACAAATGCATGCAAGGCTCGATGAATATTGTTCAAACCGCCCCTGCAAAGCGGAAGTGTGCCATGAACGGAAATGACGATCAAGAAGAATTCACGCTCAAG aTCCGAGGTCGAGATAAGTTTGAGATGCTAAAGAAGATTAAAGAAGCTCTGGATCTTGCGGAGGTTGCCGCTCACCAACAAGTGGAGAACTATAGAGATGAAGATGCAAGAAC GTTTAAAGTCGAGCCATCATCCATACACGGGAAGTACCCCAAACAGATCATGACGTCAGACCTCCTATCGCAAGTCGGTTACCAGGAGTAA
- the p53/p73-a gene encoding transcription factor protein isoform X4, with protein sequence MQDLDTFDALQLSPTLDDWSEITSSQQIYTFNENTDGLTNSLTIDLLTEFQQFEQGPTSDANAGENQAGNTEKHDGNEGSYQCLSNFPTSNPPMRSYSNDMTQQNTINQHHPANMANLVTTSSHPINQHNLVYHSTSPNTGDAPNSTQNSPYAPSPCGGYEYPTSPLSSKPTIPPSTDYPGEWDFQINFGEATESAPKSAQYTYSPIINKLFVKMNVTCPIKFKCARPPPNGCVVRVMPVFKRPEHVTDIVTRCPNHKIPDQAQHIPHSQHLIRAEMPGENPAIYNVAMDGRENVAVMFERPQIGAEYTTVLYKFMCLSSCVGGINRRPLNAVFNLENAEGQVLGRRVVEVRVCSCPGRDRSQEEKRKRTAESEVKSGSKRTYKCMQGSMNIVQTAPAKRKCAMNGNDDQEEFTLKIRGRDKFEMLKKIKEALDLAEVAAHQQVENYRDEDARTRQSTSSAAPPREESSASTSRAGQASTSALCMTEHVSHGSQGFSLTPTHSSHPLTVTPTLEPPIVEGKTPYTHNTSAYPGMVDQSYWSTESDLGYDIPDTKQPTTTGNGLPNWPNQESLDSNPKLLRNISGLSSVSSLTSSQLSSQTAGRFVTRVTLRQTVALNPDMPNSQRWDHDTTSDNEDVTRNDVKREHDNVTNTDSFDFL encoded by the exons GAGCGAAATCACCAGTTCTCAGCAGATCTACACGTTCAATGAAAACACTGATGGGCTCACCAACTCCCTAACAATAGACCTTCTCACCGAGTTCCAGCAGTTCGAGCAAGGACCTACCAGTGATGCCAACGCAGGCGAAAATCAAGCTGGAAACACTGAGAAACACGACGGAAATGAG GGTTCCTACCAATGTTTGAGCAACTTTCCGACCAGCAACCCCCCTATGAGGTCATACTCAAACGATATGACGCAACAGAACACAATTAATCAGCAT CATCCGGCAAACATGGCGAACCTTGTAACCACGTCCTCCCACCCCATCAACCAACACAACCTCGTCTACCATTCCACCAGCCCCAACACGGGAGATGCCCCTAACAGCACCCAGAACAGCCCATACGCCCCAAGTCCATGTGGGGGTTACGAGTACCCCACCTCACCCCTCTCATCTAAACCCACTATCCCACCAAG CACCGATTACCCTGGGGAGTGGGACTTTCAAATCAACTTTGGCGAAGCGACCGAATCTGCCCCGAAAAGTGCCCAATACACT TATTCTCCAATTATAAACAAGCTCTTCGTCAAAATGAACGTCACTTGCCCAATCAAATTCAAGTGCGCTCGCCCGCCACCTAACGGATGTGTTGTACGCGTCATGCCTGTCTTCAAACGACCTGAACACGTGACCGACATCGTCACGAGATGTCCAAACCACAAGATTCCAGACCAAG CACAACACATTCCCCACTCACAACATCTCATCAGGGCAGAGATGCCTGGTGAGAACCCAGCCATTTATAACGTGGCTATGGATGGCAGAGAAAATGTAGCTGTGATGTTCGAACGACcacag ATTGGAGCTGAATACACCACTGTACTTTACAAGTTCATGTGCTTATCTAGCTGTGTTGGTGGAATCAACCGGCGACCCCTTAATGCTGTGTTTAACCTTGAAAATGCAGA AGGACAAGTATTAGGACGAAGAGTGGTTGAAGTAAGAGTATGCTCGTGCCCTGGAAGAGACAGATCACAAGAAGAGAAACGGAAGAGAACAGCAGAGTCGGAGGTTAAGAGTGGATCGAAAAGAA CATACAAATGCATGCAAGGCTCGATGAATATTGTTCAAACCGCCCCTGCAAAGCGGAAGTGTGCCATGAACGGAAATGACGATCAAGAAGAATTCACGCTCAAG aTCCGAGGTCGAGATAAGTTTGAGATGCTAAAGAAGATTAAAGAAGCTCTGGATCTTGCGGAGGTTGCCGCTCACCAACAAGTGGAGAACTATAGAGATGAAGATGCAAGAAC ACGTCAAAGTACATCCTCTGCAGCGCCACCAAGAGAAGAAAGTTCCGCGTCCACTTCGCGAG CTGGGCAAGCGAGCACGAGCGCTTTATGCATGACTGAGCACGTTTCCCATGGAAGTCAGGGGTTTTCCCTTACCCCCACCCACTCGAGCCACCCTCTTACCGTCACCCCTACCTTGGAGCCCCCTATTGTTGAAGGGAAAACCCCGTACACTCATAATACCAGCGCTTACCCAGGCATGGTGGATCAATCATACTGGTCAACGGAAAGTGATCTAGGATACGACATACCAGACAccaaacaaccaacaacgacGGGCAATGGTTTACCTAACTGGCCAAACCAGGAAAG CCTTGATTCGAACCCAAAGTTACTTCGCAACATAAGCGGCCTCTCATCTGTTTCAAGTCTCACATCGTCTCAACTGAGCAGTCAAACag CAGGTCGTTTTGTTACGCGTGTGACGTTACGACAAACTGTTGCGCTCAATCCTGATATGCCTAACAGTCAACGATGGGACCATGATACCACG AGCGACAATGAAGACGTCACCAGAAATGACGTCAAGCGCGAACATGATAACGTCACCAACACTGATAGTTTTGATTTTCTATAA
- the p53/p73-a gene encoding transcription factor protein isoform X5 — MLCSYFIVFIYLTSNLVNCYVTMMKLCLQDHTKFTNDAYFDLDEGSYQCLSNFPTSNPPMRSYSNDMTQQNTINQHHPANMANLVTTSSHPINQHNLVYHSTSPNTGDAPNSTQNSPYAPSPCGGYEYPTSPLSSKPTIPPSTDYPGEWDFQINFGEATESAPKSAQYTYSPIINKLFVKMNVTCPIKFKCARPPPNGCVVRVMPVFKRPEHVTDIVTRCPNHKIPDQAQHIPHSQHLIRAEMPGENPAIYNVAMDGRENVAVMFERPQIGAEYTTVLYKFMCLSSCVGGINRRPLNAVFNLENAEGQVLGRRVVEVRVCSCPGRDRSQEEKRKRTAESEVKSGSKRTYKCMQGSMNIVQTAPAKRKCAMNGNDDQEEFTLKIRGRDKFEMLKKIKEALDLAEVAAHQQVENYRDEDARTRQSTSSAAPPREESSASTSRAGQASTSALCMTEHVSHGSQGFSLTPTHSSHPLTVTPTLEPPIVEGKTPYTHNTSAYPGMVDQSYWSTESDLGYDIPDTKQPTTTGNGLPNWPNQESLDSNPKLLRNISGLSSVSSLTSSQLSSQTAGRFVTRVTLRQTVALNPDMPNSQRWDHDTTSDNEDVTRNDVKREHDNVTNTDSFDFL, encoded by the exons ATGCTTTGCAGTTATTTtatagtatttatatatttaacttcaaatcttgttaattgttacgtcactatgATGAAACTATGCTTGCAAGATCATACCAAGTTTACCAATGACGCATATTTTGACTTGGATGAG GGTTCCTACCAATGTTTGAGCAACTTTCCGACCAGCAACCCCCCTATGAGGTCATACTCAAACGATATGACGCAACAGAACACAATTAATCAGCAT CATCCGGCAAACATGGCGAACCTTGTAACCACGTCCTCCCACCCCATCAACCAACACAACCTCGTCTACCATTCCACCAGCCCCAACACGGGAGATGCCCCTAACAGCACCCAGAACAGCCCATACGCCCCAAGTCCATGTGGGGGTTACGAGTACCCCACCTCACCCCTCTCATCTAAACCCACTATCCCACCAAG CACCGATTACCCTGGGGAGTGGGACTTTCAAATCAACTTTGGCGAAGCGACCGAATCTGCCCCGAAAAGTGCCCAATACACT TATTCTCCAATTATAAACAAGCTCTTCGTCAAAATGAACGTCACTTGCCCAATCAAATTCAAGTGCGCTCGCCCGCCACCTAACGGATGTGTTGTACGCGTCATGCCTGTCTTCAAACGACCTGAACACGTGACCGACATCGTCACGAGATGTCCAAACCACAAGATTCCAGACCAAG CACAACACATTCCCCACTCACAACATCTCATCAGGGCAGAGATGCCTGGTGAGAACCCAGCCATTTATAACGTGGCTATGGATGGCAGAGAAAATGTAGCTGTGATGTTCGAACGACcacag ATTGGAGCTGAATACACCACTGTACTTTACAAGTTCATGTGCTTATCTAGCTGTGTTGGTGGAATCAACCGGCGACCCCTTAATGCTGTGTTTAACCTTGAAAATGCAGA AGGACAAGTATTAGGACGAAGAGTGGTTGAAGTAAGAGTATGCTCGTGCCCTGGAAGAGACAGATCACAAGAAGAGAAACGGAAGAGAACAGCAGAGTCGGAGGTTAAGAGTGGATCGAAAAGAA CATACAAATGCATGCAAGGCTCGATGAATATTGTTCAAACCGCCCCTGCAAAGCGGAAGTGTGCCATGAACGGAAATGACGATCAAGAAGAATTCACGCTCAAG aTCCGAGGTCGAGATAAGTTTGAGATGCTAAAGAAGATTAAAGAAGCTCTGGATCTTGCGGAGGTTGCCGCTCACCAACAAGTGGAGAACTATAGAGATGAAGATGCAAGAAC ACGTCAAAGTACATCCTCTGCAGCGCCACCAAGAGAAGAAAGTTCCGCGTCCACTTCGCGAG CTGGGCAAGCGAGCACGAGCGCTTTATGCATGACTGAGCACGTTTCCCATGGAAGTCAGGGGTTTTCCCTTACCCCCACCCACTCGAGCCACCCTCTTACCGTCACCCCTACCTTGGAGCCCCCTATTGTTGAAGGGAAAACCCCGTACACTCATAATACCAGCGCTTACCCAGGCATGGTGGATCAATCATACTGGTCAACGGAAAGTGATCTAGGATACGACATACCAGACAccaaacaaccaacaacgacGGGCAATGGTTTACCTAACTGGCCAAACCAGGAAAG CCTTGATTCGAACCCAAAGTTACTTCGCAACATAAGCGGCCTCTCATCTGTTTCAAGTCTCACATCGTCTCAACTGAGCAGTCAAACag CAGGTCGTTTTGTTACGCGTGTGACGTTACGACAAACTGTTGCGCTCAATCCTGATATGCCTAACAGTCAACGATGGGACCATGATACCACG AGCGACAATGAAGACGTCACCAGAAATGACGTCAAGCGCGAACATGATAACGTCACCAACACTGATAGTTTTGATTTTCTATAA